A genome region from Syntrophaceae bacterium includes the following:
- a CDS encoding phage major capsid protein, whose protein sequence is MDPKLRQLIDEINGGKTGGRLSRHVDMECRAAEGREGIYELSFSSETPVERWWGIEILDHSRGSVRLDRLNSAGSLLFNHNRDLLIGAIESARIDERARRGRAEVRFSPSAVGQEKRAEVDAGVLRTTSVSYLIHAMVLEKEEDGVQTYRVTDWEPLEVSLVTIPADPGVGVGRSRQIPAGQGVGVKTNPDKEETKMDEKEIQKRIDDARKQGGDEESTRVKAILGLVKEGDNRRFADVALRYVEAGASPDDFKRALEELKRLDPKPVIDTDPAIGMSNRDIRQFSIVRAIRAMAEGNRGLAAFEFECSEAVAKRLHKSPQGFFVPYDVLTGRRDLVKGTPTAGGHLVATELLAASFIELLRNKMLLRRLGAQVLGGLVGDIAIPKQTGGATAYWVGETVDVTESQQTFGQVALSPRTVGTYTDISRKLLIQSSIDVEAFVRNDLATVLALAIDYAGINGLGSGSSQPLGILQTSGIGAVAIGTDGGAPTWGHIVDLETEVSIDNADIGSLAYLTNAKVRGKLKKTFINSTYGEIPVWGQGDEPGFGELNGYRAGVSNQVPSNLTKNAGSNLSAIIFGNFSDYIIGEWGAIDILIDPYTGGASGTVRVRVLQDVDGACRRAESFAAIVDASTT, encoded by the coding sequence ATGGATCCGAAACTCAGGCAGCTCATTGACGAGATCAACGGGGGCAAGACGGGCGGCCGCCTGTCCCGCCATGTCGACATGGAGTGCCGGGCCGCAGAGGGGAGGGAGGGCATCTACGAGCTGTCCTTCTCGAGCGAGACGCCGGTCGAGCGCTGGTGGGGGATCGAGATCCTGGACCACAGCCGAGGCTCCGTGCGGTTGGACCGGCTCAATTCCGCCGGCAGCCTTTTGTTCAATCACAACCGCGACCTGCTGATCGGCGCGATTGAGAGCGCCCGCATCGACGAGAGGGCGCGGCGCGGCCGTGCGGAAGTGCGGTTCTCCCCGTCGGCCGTCGGCCAGGAGAAGCGGGCGGAGGTCGACGCCGGCGTGCTGCGGACGACATCCGTGTCCTACCTCATCCACGCCATGGTCCTCGAGAAGGAAGAGGACGGCGTGCAGACCTATCGCGTCACCGACTGGGAACCCCTCGAGGTCTCCCTCGTCACGATCCCGGCCGACCCCGGCGTGGGCGTCGGCCGTTCGCGGCAGATCCCCGCCGGCCAGGGCGTCGGCGTGAAAACCAATCCTGACAAGGAGGAAACGAAGATGGACGAGAAAGAGATTCAGAAGCGAATCGACGACGCCCGCAAGCAGGGCGGCGACGAGGAGTCCACCCGGGTCAAGGCGATCCTTGGCCTCGTGAAGGAGGGCGACAACCGGCGTTTCGCCGACGTGGCCCTGCGCTACGTGGAAGCCGGCGCGAGTCCCGACGACTTCAAGCGGGCCCTCGAGGAGCTCAAGCGGCTCGACCCGAAGCCGGTCATCGACACGGATCCGGCCATCGGCATGTCGAACCGCGACATCCGGCAGTTCTCGATCGTGCGGGCGATCCGCGCCATGGCCGAAGGCAACCGCGGCCTGGCCGCCTTCGAGTTCGAGTGCTCGGAGGCCGTGGCCAAGCGGCTGCACAAGTCTCCCCAGGGATTCTTCGTCCCCTACGACGTCCTCACGGGAAGGCGCGACCTGGTGAAAGGCACCCCCACGGCCGGAGGCCATCTCGTGGCGACGGAACTCCTGGCGGCCTCCTTCATCGAGCTGCTACGGAACAAGATGCTTCTCCGCCGTCTCGGGGCCCAGGTCCTGGGCGGCCTCGTGGGCGACATCGCCATCCCGAAGCAGACGGGCGGCGCGACCGCCTACTGGGTCGGCGAGACTGTCGACGTAACCGAAAGCCAGCAGACCTTCGGGCAGGTGGCCCTTTCGCCCCGGACGGTCGGGACGTACACGGACATCTCCCGGAAACTGCTCATCCAGTCCTCCATCGATGTGGAGGCCTTCGTCCGCAACGACCTAGCCACCGTGCTGGCTCTGGCGATCGATTACGCCGGCATCAACGGCCTTGGTTCCGGCTCCAGCCAGCCGCTGGGCATCCTGCAGACGTCCGGCATCGGGGCCGTCGCCATCGGCACCGACGGAGGCGCCCCGACCTGGGGACACATCGTCGATCTCGAGACCGAGGTGTCCATCGACAACGCGGACATCGGCTCGCTCGCCTACCTGACCAACGCGAAGGTGCGCGGCAAGCTCAAGAAGACCTTCATCAACTCCACCTACGGCGAGATTCCCGTTTGGGGGCAGGGCGACGAACCCGGTTTCGGCGAGCTCAACGGCTACCGGGCCGGCGTTTCCAACCAGGTCCCCAGCAACCTGACCAAGAACGCGGGATCGAACCTC